One Micrococcales bacterium DNA window includes the following coding sequences:
- a CDS encoding sugar phosphate isomerase/epimerase, whose amino-acid sequence MNPTNKLGIHALVFAGDTSDGSIDEAISGAKGTGYDILELSLHDLGRLDTDRTKAKLEQAGLQLVCSRGLTFDADPSSDDPAVVERGAGLLRDSIQAAAGMGATLYTGALYGALGKYPRPVTARGIANATSVIKELAQEAQTLGISLGIEVCNRYETNCVNTAAQALRLIDAIGEDGVYLHLDTYHMNIEEDDFVAPVVAAGDRLGYVHVGENHRGHLGSGHVDFTGFFHALRGVSYLGPITFESFSSTVVAKGLSTDLAIWRDLWDDGFALAQHAHAFIEAHLEATANHVWR is encoded by the coding sequence ATGAATCCGACCAACAAGCTTGGCATCCACGCGCTCGTCTTTGCAGGTGACACCAGTGACGGGTCAATTGACGAGGCGATTTCTGGGGCAAAAGGCACGGGCTATGACATTCTCGAGTTGTCGCTCCATGATCTGGGCCGTCTTGACACGGACAGGACCAAGGCCAAACTGGAACAGGCTGGCCTGCAACTGGTCTGCTCACGGGGCCTCACCTTTGACGCTGACCCATCAAGCGACGACCCGGCTGTGGTCGAGCGTGGCGCCGGCCTGTTGCGAGACTCCATTCAGGCCGCGGCTGGAATGGGCGCGACGCTGTACACCGGGGCCTTGTACGGCGCCTTGGGCAAATACCCTAGGCCAGTTACGGCCAGGGGAATCGCCAATGCCACATCCGTTATCAAGGAGCTGGCCCAAGAAGCCCAGACGCTTGGAATCTCGCTGGGGATCGAGGTCTGCAATCGCTACGAAACGAATTGTGTCAACACAGCCGCCCAAGCCTTGCGGTTGATTGACGCCATTGGAGAGGACGGCGTCTACCTCCACCTCGACACCTATCACATGAACATTGAGGAAGACGACTTTGTGGCCCCTGTCGTGGCAGCTGGAGATCGCCTCGGCTACGTCCACGTTGGAGAAAACCACCGTGGCCACCTTGGCTCGGGGCATGTTGACTTCACCGGTTTCTTTCACGCACTGCGTGGCGTCAGCTACTTGGGGCCAATCACCTTTGAGTCGTTTTCCTCGACTGTTGTGGCCAAGGGGCTTTCCACTGATTTGGCGATTTGGCGCGACCTGTGGGATGACGGTTTCGCATTGGCGCAACACGCACACGCCTTCATTGAGGCTCACCTTGAGGCGACGGCAAATCATGTCTGGCGCTGA